The genomic window TTTGTCAAACAAATAGACATATTTCTATGGAATTTTTCTTGACTGTCTATACGGTAAGATATAGACTGCCATCTATATAAGAAAATGAACAATGGCCCTCAAGCTGTATTTAAAAAAATGGAGATGAAAAAATGAATACTCTTCTGGAAACGGTCAAATACTTTATTTTCATAACCGCAGAACTCACGGTCCTTTTTCTCGGAATAAGCACCCTGGTTGCTTTGATGCTTATGTATGTGCCTCAGGAGAAGATCAAAAAATACATGTCCGGGAAGGGAATATTAGGTAATTTCGTTGGCGCGCTTATAGGATCACTGACACCATTTTGCGCATGTTCCACTATCCCCTTAACACTGGGGTTTCTTGAAATTGGCATACCTTTCGGTGCTGTAATGTCATTTGTTATCTCATCGCCGCTTATGAATCCGATAATATTGACTATGATGGTGGTATTGATGGGTATGAAAGCAGCTCTTGTATATCTTTTTGTAACATTCATCTGTGCAGTTATTTTTGGAGTAATACTGGAGAAGATCGGAGGGGGAAAACTGGTCAAACACGTTCGCATCAAGTCAGGCGGCAATGATTGTAAAGAGGAGATCCCCAGTACTTTCAAGGACAAACTGATCCTGTCGTTTCAAAAAGCGCTAAGTGATTTCAGGGGAGTATTAGTCTATCTGCTTATTGGTGTTGGGATAGGAGCGGTCATCTATGGCTACTTACCGGGAGATTTTGTTTTAAAATTTGCCGGACCGGATAACCCTCTTGCCATTCCGGTCGCTGCTGCTATCGGAGTCCCTCTCTATATCCGTGCCGAAACTGCCATACCAATAGGTCTGGCACTGATGCAAAAGGGCATGAGCGTTGGAGCCGTAATAGCCCTTATCATAGGAGGAGCCGGGATGGCAATACCTGAAATGAGCATGCTTGCAGCAATTTTCAGGAAAAAGCTTGTTGCCGCTATCGTAGCAGTTATCTTCCTCACTGCAGTAACAGGAGGCTATATTTTTAACGCTATCGCAATATAGAAAAACTGAAGCAATAAAAATAAACAAGGAGGTAGGGTTACTATTATGGCAGAGGATAAAAAAACCGGATTGTTTGCACAATTGTTTGGCAAAGACGATCGCAAAAAGAAAAAATCATGCTGTTGCTGCGGAAGTTTTGAAATAGAAGAAATCGAAGGACCTGAAAACAACAATACAGAAGACCAAAAAGAGGATCCTAAGACCAGCTAGAACTTCGACAATAAAAATTGTCAGGCCTTAAAAGCCTAGGTAAAGCATATATAAACCCGCCAGAAGAATAATAGCTCCCAGGGCAAGCTTGATGATAGAGCCTGCCCTGCTCTTTTCAATATTCTCGGACAGCTTCTGAGCAAAAGAGAATGATGTGCCGACAGCAAGCGCAAGCAGACCATGGCCTATAGAGTAAAGTATGAGGAGCGAAGCTCCCCATATGATGCTGCCCTTTCCTGCAACTATTGCAAGAAGCGCTATAAGTACCGGAGTCGAGCAGGGGGAGGAGAATATCCCTCCCAGGATACCGGCTATGAAAGCTCCAAGGTATCCTTTCTTTCTGTTTTTTGACATTAGATAACTTGAAGGGATGATCTCAAATATCCCCCATGTCTGCAGTGCCATGAGCACCATCAATGATCCAAGGATCAGATACCACCAGGATGCCGCCCCCATGAAGAACATGCCCGCAGTTGATGCAGCCGTTCCCAATGCTGTAAAAGTCAGCGCTGATCCAAGCACAAAAACAAGTGAGAGACGAAAAGCTTTGCGAGTG from Synergistetes bacterium HGW-Synergistetes-1 includes these protein-coding regions:
- a CDS encoding cytochrome C biogenesis protein, which codes for MTEILQSISLLIENNVWLAPFLAFAAGALTSLTPCSVSSVPLVIGYVGGAAGSDTRKAFRLSLVFVLGSALTFTALGTAASTAGMFFMGAASWWYLILGSLMVLMALQTWGIFEIIPSSYLMSKNRKKGYLGAFIAGILGGIFSSPCSTPVLIALLAIVAGKGSIIWGASLLILYSIGHGLLALAVGTSFSFAQKLSENIEKSRAGSIIKLALGAIILLAGLYMLYLGF